A section of the Amycolatopsis sp. AA4 genome encodes:
- a CDS encoding IS110 family transposase: MTLFCGIDWAESHHDVAIIDDTATVIAKARIGDDATGFARLLDLLAEAGDTADAQIPVGIETDHGLLVAALRSTGRTIYAINPLSASRYRARHQVSGAKSDAADAALLANIVRTDAAAHRPLPADTELAQAVRVLARAQQDAVWARQQLGNQLRSLLKEFYPAALEAFAGQPEGGLARRDARTVLAAAPTPALAATLTRARLRTLLTKAGRRRNVDADVDRLHGVFRSERLRQPPIVENAMGIQFSALLSQFEAACAASDSLAEAARTHFEQHPDATIITSFPGLGLLAGARVLAEIGDDRTRFTDPRGLKAYAGSAPITRASGRKTVVSHRHIKNRRLAAVGPVWALASLRASPGARRHFDTRRAAGDWNHQAQRHLFNKFLGQLHHCLQTDRLYDEHQAFPPPPAHTA; the protein is encoded by the coding sequence TTGACACTGTTCTGCGGCATCGACTGGGCCGAATCCCACCACGACGTCGCCATCATCGACGACACCGCAACCGTGATCGCCAAAGCCCGCATCGGCGACGACGCCACCGGGTTCGCCCGGCTGCTCGACCTGCTCGCCGAGGCCGGAGACACCGCCGACGCGCAGATCCCGGTCGGCATCGAAACCGACCACGGGCTGCTCGTCGCCGCGCTGCGCTCCACCGGCCGCACCATTTACGCGATCAACCCCCTCTCGGCATCGCGCTACCGGGCCCGGCACCAGGTGTCGGGCGCGAAGTCCGACGCCGCGGACGCCGCGCTGCTGGCCAACATCGTGCGCACCGACGCGGCCGCGCACCGACCGCTGCCGGCCGACACCGAACTGGCCCAAGCGGTGCGGGTGCTGGCACGAGCGCAACAGGACGCGGTCTGGGCCCGCCAGCAGCTGGGCAACCAGCTCCGGTCGCTGCTCAAGGAGTTCTACCCCGCGGCGCTGGAAGCGTTCGCCGGACAGCCCGAGGGCGGCCTGGCCCGCCGCGACGCCCGCACCGTCCTCGCCGCCGCCCCGACACCCGCGCTCGCAGCGACACTGACCCGCGCCCGGCTGCGGACACTGCTGACCAAGGCCGGACGCCGCCGCAACGTCGATGCCGACGTCGACCGCCTCCACGGCGTGTTCCGGTCCGAGCGGCTGCGGCAACCGCCGATCGTGGAGAACGCGATGGGCATCCAGTTTTCGGCTCTGCTGAGCCAATTCGAGGCCGCCTGCGCCGCCTCCGACAGTCTGGCGGAGGCGGCACGGACACATTTTGAACAGCACCCGGACGCCACGATCATCACCAGCTTCCCCGGCCTCGGACTGCTGGCCGGCGCCCGGGTGCTCGCCGAAATCGGAGACGACCGCACCCGCTTCACCGATCCCCGCGGACTGAAGGCCTACGCCGGATCCGCACCGATCACCCGCGCCAGCGGCCGAAAAACCGTGGTCTCGCACCGCCACATCAAAAACCGCCGCCTCGCCGCAGTCGGACCCGTCTGGGCGCTCGCCTCGCTGCGAGCCAGCCCCGGCGCACGACGCCACTTCGACACCCGCCGCGCCGCCGGAGACTGGAACCACCAAGCCCAACGCCACCTGTTCAACAAATTCCTCGGACAACTCCACCACTGCCTGCAGACGGACCGCCTCTACGACGAACACCAAGCCTTCCCACCTCCTCCAGCCCACACGGCTTGA
- a CDS encoding pentapeptide repeat-containing protein: protein MTETGEDYTEARLSGQWWEKRQFAGCDFTEADLRDLRTRGCTFDNCDFTKVDLAGSRHDASAFRSCTFDRSVLADSRWSSCSLLGSSFVDCRYTGIALTECDLSLASFARGRLRKLDLSGLRMREVNLNEADLTDSDLRGTDLAGARMIGTKFPGADLRGAVVDANGLVQADLRGAYVDVELAVAFAAANGLVVK from the coding sequence GTGACGGAGACCGGCGAGGACTACACCGAAGCACGACTTTCCGGCCAGTGGTGGGAAAAACGCCAGTTCGCGGGTTGCGATTTCACCGAGGCGGACCTGCGCGACCTGCGCACCCGCGGCTGCACCTTCGACAACTGCGACTTCACCAAGGTCGACCTCGCCGGTTCGCGGCACGACGCGTCGGCGTTCCGCTCCTGCACCTTCGACCGCTCGGTGCTCGCCGACAGCCGATGGTCGTCGTGCTCGCTGCTTGGTTCGTCCTTTGTGGACTGTCGATACACCGGGATCGCGCTGACCGAATGCGATCTGTCGCTCGCGTCGTTCGCGCGTGGCCGGCTGCGGAAACTGGACCTGTCGGGTCTGCGGATGCGGGAAGTGAACCTCAACGAGGCGGATCTGACGGATTCCGACCTGCGGGGCACGGACCTGGCCGGGGCCCGGATGATCGGCACGAAGTTTCCCGGAGCCGACCTGCGCGGCGCGGTGGTCGACGCGAACGGGCTGGTGCAGGCGGACTTGCGAGGCGCGTACGTGGACGTCGAACTGGCGGTGGCGTTCGCCGCGGCCAATGGCTTGGTCGTCAAGTAG
- a CDS encoding DNA polymerase, whose amino-acid sequence MLVLWCPDWPAVAAVAAAGSVLTRPAAVFHANRVVACTAVARARNIRRGMRRREAESQCPDLAVFGVDEARDARLFENVAAAVEELVVGLEVVRPGLLAVPVAGAAGYFGGEPQLAEKLVDQVAAAAGVECQVGVAEGLFAATLAARQGALVEPGRSAEFLAPLPVTELDQPDAERADLVGLLVRLGLRTLGAFAELGERDVAARFGRTGVLAHRLARGLSDRPPLRRSPPPELSLAESFDPVLARVDVASFMAKKLGARFHAALADRGLACTRLGIYATTENGEQLGRVWRCAEPLTPQGVADRVRWQFEGWLKAAPGERPTAGVARLRLEPEETVEGRSLQLGLWRGSDPGAGPGEDEELAAERAGRAFVRVQGLLGPEGVVTPLLDGGRDPASRVRLIPWGDPREPVGPPDATWPARLPSPSPATVLEQPLPVQVIDEQGRPVGLTARKRLTAPPHGLCVAGGPPRPITGWAGPWPVTSGRRSTGPQQARLQLLLAAGENEAPEAVLVLCSGTENPMWTVEGSYD is encoded by the coding sequence ATGCTGGTCCTGTGGTGCCCGGACTGGCCCGCGGTCGCTGCCGTCGCCGCGGCGGGGAGCGTGCTTACCCGGCCGGCGGCGGTGTTCCACGCGAACCGGGTCGTGGCCTGCACAGCGGTCGCGCGAGCGCGGAACATCCGGCGCGGCATGCGAAGGCGGGAAGCGGAATCCCAATGCCCCGACCTGGCGGTGTTCGGCGTAGACGAGGCGCGGGACGCGCGGTTGTTCGAGAATGTCGCGGCCGCGGTGGAAGAACTGGTCGTCGGGCTGGAAGTGGTGCGTCCGGGGCTGCTCGCGGTTCCCGTCGCGGGTGCGGCCGGATACTTCGGCGGTGAACCGCAACTCGCGGAGAAACTGGTGGACCAGGTGGCCGCGGCGGCCGGAGTCGAATGCCAGGTCGGCGTGGCGGAAGGGCTCTTCGCGGCGACCCTCGCCGCGCGCCAGGGTGCGTTGGTCGAACCCGGGCGGAGCGCCGAATTTCTCGCCCCGTTGCCGGTGACCGAACTGGACCAGCCGGATGCCGAGCGAGCGGATCTGGTCGGTCTGCTCGTCCGGCTCGGATTGCGCACGCTCGGGGCCTTCGCCGAACTCGGCGAGCGGGACGTCGCGGCTCGGTTCGGGCGCACCGGCGTGCTCGCGCACCGGCTGGCCCGCGGGCTGTCCGACCGGCCGCCGTTGCGCCGCAGTCCGCCGCCGGAGCTGTCCCTTGCCGAGTCGTTCGATCCGGTGCTCGCTCGGGTGGACGTCGCCTCGTTCATGGCCAAAAAACTCGGCGCTCGGTTCCATGCCGCGCTCGCTGATCGCGGGCTCGCATGCACTCGATTGGGTATATACGCGACCACTGAGAACGGCGAGCAGCTCGGTCGCGTCTGGCGTTGTGCGGAACCACTTACGCCGCAAGGGGTTGCGGACCGGGTCCGGTGGCAGTTCGAGGGATGGCTCAAGGCCGCGCCCGGCGAACGGCCCACGGCCGGGGTCGCGCGATTGCGGCTCGAACCGGAAGAGACTGTCGAAGGGAGGTCACTGCAGCTGGGGCTGTGGCGGGGGAGCGATCCCGGCGCCGGTCCAGGCGAGGACGAGGAATTGGCTGCCGAACGGGCCGGCCGGGCATTCGTGCGAGTGCAAGGTCTGCTCGGTCCGGAAGGCGTGGTCACGCCGCTGCTCGACGGCGGACGCGATCCGGCGAGCCGGGTCCGGCTCATTCCGTGGGGCGATCCGCGGGAACCCGTCGGACCGCCGGACGCCACGTGGCCTGCCCGGTTGCCGTCCCCGTCCCCGGCGACGGTGCTGGAACAACCGTTGCCAGTCCAGGTCATCGACGAGCAAGGGAGGCCAGTCGGCCTCACCGCGCGCAAACGGCTGACCGCGCCGCCGCACGGACTGTGCGTCGCGGGCGGGCCGCCCCGGCCGATCACCGGATGGGCCGGCCCGTGGCCGGTCACGTCGGGCCGTCGTTCGACCGGACCGCAGCAAGCCCGGCTGCAACTGCTGCTCGCGGCAGGGGAGAACGAGGCGCCGGAAGCGGTGCTCGTCCTCTGCTCCGGAACGGAAAATCCGATGTGGACAGTGGAGGGCAGCTACGACTGA
- a CDS encoding error-prone DNA polymerase: MGWNNPPVPWKDLARALSGGMPPGDHGDSPAWGRKREAYRRPADIPPPRSDLEAGPRVAYAELHCHSNFSFLDGASHPEELVEEAARLRLDAIALTDHDGMYGVVRFAEAAKELGVATVFGTELSFGLSAPQNGVADPEGEHLLLLARGSDGYRSLCRAITAGQLRGHDEKDAERAEKGRPIYDLSAVAEEVVGKCAVLTGCRKGSVRSALVREGPDAAFAELRRLVDLFGRTQVYVELIDHGQPLDSTHNDLLAEMADELKLPTVATTAAHYARPERGRLADALAAIRARRGIDDLEGWLPGDAAAFLRSGNEMAEIFQRYPGAVQRSALLGMECAFPLKLLAPKLPPFDVPKGETETTHLRALVREGFKERYRGKPKEAQAEKQIKHEMEVIESLGFPGYFLIVWDIVRFCREQDILCQGRGSAANSAVCYALGITKVDPIKYNLLFERFLAPDRDGYPDIDLDIESDRREEAIQYVYGKHGRLNAAQVANVITYRARSAIRDAARALGYSPGQQDAWSKQIDRWGALRSTEKDHDHDIPNDVVQLAFALEDFPRHLGIHSGGMVMCREPVSQVCPVEWARMENRSVLQWEKEDCAAVGLVKFDLLGLGMLSALHYMLDLVKEYKDEEIDLAELDLADENIYEMLCHADAIGVFQVESRAQLATLPRLRPKEFYDLAVEVALIRPGPIQGGSVHPYIRRKQGREKWEYDHPLLKNALKKTLGVPLFQEQMMQIALDVAKFTPAEADQLRHAMGSKRSQRKMERLHKRFLDGAVANGVDAELAEKIFQKLKAFANFGFPESHALSFAHLVFASAYFKHYHPDAFCAGLLRAQPMGFYSPQSLVADARRHGVTTLGPDINRSLPHATLEALPDNGKLHAVRGGLSTVRMIGETLAEEIVAERQANGRYESMSDLGRRVRLTTPQLEALATAGAFSAFGPDRRQALWSAGAVAQDRPEKLPGTGVGVDAPMLPGMDGLDLAAADVWATGISPDSYPTEFIRDRLDALGVVTADKLLDREDGERVLVGGAVTHRQRPATAGGVTFLNLEDETGMVNVICTLGLWQRFHRIARGSAALLVHGVVEKADGVASVRAQKLEQLRLRIPTKSRDFR; the protein is encoded by the coding sequence ATGGGCTGGAACAACCCGCCGGTCCCGTGGAAGGACCTCGCGCGGGCGCTGTCGGGCGGGATGCCGCCCGGCGACCACGGCGACAGTCCCGCGTGGGGACGCAAACGCGAGGCCTACCGCCGCCCCGCCGACATCCCGCCGCCGCGCAGCGACCTGGAAGCCGGGCCGCGAGTGGCGTACGCCGAACTGCACTGCCACTCCAACTTCAGTTTCCTCGACGGAGCCAGCCACCCCGAGGAGCTGGTGGAGGAAGCCGCGCGATTGCGGCTCGACGCGATCGCGCTCACCGATCACGACGGCATGTACGGCGTGGTCCGTTTCGCCGAAGCGGCCAAAGAACTAGGCGTCGCCACGGTATTCGGCACCGAGCTGAGCTTCGGGCTGTCCGCGCCGCAAAACGGCGTCGCCGACCCCGAAGGCGAACACCTCCTGCTGCTGGCCCGCGGCAGCGACGGCTACCGCAGCCTGTGCCGCGCGATCACCGCCGGACAGTTGCGCGGTCACGACGAGAAAGACGCGGAGCGAGCCGAAAAAGGCCGCCCGATCTACGACTTGTCCGCCGTAGCGGAGGAAGTCGTGGGCAAATGCGCGGTGCTTACCGGCTGCCGCAAGGGATCCGTGCGTTCGGCGCTAGTGCGCGAAGGCCCGGACGCCGCGTTCGCCGAACTGCGCCGGTTGGTCGACCTCTTCGGCCGAACCCAGGTCTACGTCGAACTGATCGACCACGGCCAGCCGCTCGACAGCACACACAACGACCTGCTCGCCGAGATGGCCGACGAACTCAAACTGCCCACCGTCGCCACCACCGCCGCGCACTACGCCCGTCCGGAACGCGGCCGTCTCGCGGACGCTCTCGCCGCCATCCGCGCCCGGCGCGGCATCGACGACCTCGAAGGCTGGCTGCCCGGAGACGCCGCCGCGTTCTTGCGCTCCGGCAACGAAATGGCGGAAATCTTCCAGCGATACCCGGGCGCGGTGCAGCGGTCGGCGTTGCTGGGCATGGAATGCGCCTTCCCGCTGAAGCTGCTCGCGCCCAAGCTGCCGCCGTTCGACGTGCCGAAGGGCGAGACCGAGACCACGCACCTGCGCGCCCTGGTGCGCGAGGGCTTCAAGGAGCGTTACCGGGGCAAGCCGAAGGAAGCCCAGGCCGAAAAGCAGATCAAGCACGAGATGGAAGTGATCGAAAGCCTGGGATTCCCGGGGTACTTCCTGATCGTCTGGGACATCGTACGGTTCTGCCGGGAACAGGACATCCTGTGCCAGGGAAGAGGTTCCGCGGCCAACTCGGCGGTGTGCTACGCGCTGGGCATCACCAAAGTGGATCCCATCAAGTACAACCTGCTCTTCGAACGCTTCCTCGCCCCCGACCGCGACGGCTACCCGGACATCGACCTCGACATCGAGTCCGACCGGCGCGAGGAAGCGATCCAGTACGTCTACGGCAAACACGGCAGGCTCAACGCCGCACAGGTCGCGAACGTGATCACCTACCGAGCCCGTTCCGCGATCCGCGACGCCGCCCGGGCACTCGGCTACTCGCCCGGCCAGCAGGACGCGTGGAGCAAGCAAATCGACCGCTGGGGCGCCTTGCGCAGCACGGAGAAAGACCACGACCACGACATCCCGAACGACGTCGTGCAGCTCGCCTTCGCCCTCGAAGACTTCCCCCGGCACCTGGGCATCCACTCCGGCGGCATGGTGATGTGCCGGGAACCGGTGAGCCAGGTGTGCCCGGTCGAATGGGCGCGGATGGAAAATCGCAGCGTTCTGCAGTGGGAGAAGGAGGATTGCGCCGCGGTCGGGCTGGTGAAGTTCGATTTGCTCGGGCTCGGCATGCTTTCCGCGCTGCACTACATGCTCGACCTGGTCAAGGAATACAAGGACGAGGAGATCGACCTCGCCGAACTGGACCTCGCCGACGAGAACATCTACGAAATGCTCTGCCACGCGGACGCGATCGGCGTGTTCCAGGTGGAAAGCCGGGCGCAGCTGGCGACGTTGCCGCGGTTGCGGCCGAAGGAGTTCTACGACCTGGCCGTGGAAGTCGCGTTGATCCGTCCGGGCCCGATCCAGGGCGGTTCGGTGCACCCGTACATCCGCCGCAAGCAGGGGCGCGAGAAGTGGGAGTACGACCATCCGCTGCTGAAGAACGCGCTGAAGAAGACGCTGGGGGTGCCGCTGTTCCAGGAGCAGATGATGCAGATCGCCCTGGACGTCGCGAAATTCACCCCGGCCGAGGCCGACCAGCTTCGGCACGCGATGGGGTCGAAGCGGTCGCAGCGGAAGATGGAGCGGCTGCACAAGCGGTTCCTCGACGGAGCGGTCGCCAACGGGGTGGACGCGGAGCTGGCGGAGAAAATCTTCCAGAAGCTCAAGGCGTTCGCCAACTTCGGCTTCCCGGAAAGCCACGCGCTGAGCTTCGCGCATCTGGTGTTCGCGAGCGCGTACTTCAAGCACTACCACCCGGACGCGTTCTGCGCGGGCCTGCTGCGAGCACAGCCGATGGGGTTCTACTCGCCGCAGTCGCTGGTGGCGGACGCGCGCCGGCACGGCGTCACCACGCTCGGCCCGGACATCAACCGGAGCCTTCCGCACGCGACCCTGGAAGCGTTGCCGGACAACGGAAAGCTCCACGCGGTACGCGGCGGGCTCAGCACCGTCCGGATGATCGGCGAAACGCTGGCCGAGGAGATCGTGGCGGAACGGCAGGCGAACGGCCGGTACGAGAGCATGTCCGACCTCGGCCGGCGCGTCCGGCTCACCACGCCGCAACTGGAAGCACTGGCCACCGCGGGCGCGTTCAGCGCGTTCGGGCCGGATCGGCGGCAGGCGTTGTGGTCCGCGGGCGCGGTCGCGCAGGACCGGCCGGAGAAGCTGCCCGGCACCGGCGTCGGCGTGGACGCGCCGATGCTGCCCGGGATGGACGGGCTCGACCTCGCCGCCGCCGATGTCTGGGCCACCGGGATCTCGCCGGACAGCTACCCGACGGAGTTCATCCGCGACCGGCTCGACGCGCTCGGTGTCGTCACCGCCGACAAACTGCTGGACCGGGAAGACGGGGAGCGAGTGCTCGTCGGGGGCGCGGTCACGCACCGCCAGCGGCCGGCGACCGCCGGCGGGGTCACGTTCCTGAACCTCGAGGACGAGACCGGCATGGTGAACGTGATCTGCACCCTCGGGCTGTGGCAACGGTTCCATCGGATCGCCCGGGGAAGCGCGGCGCTGCTGGTGCACGGAGTGGTCGAGAAAGCGGACGGCGTCGCGAGCGTGCGCGCGCAGAAACTGGAGCAGCTGAGGCTGCGGATCCCCACGAAATCGCGGGACTTCCGATGA